Proteins found in one Triticum aestivum cultivar Chinese Spring chromosome 4D, IWGSC CS RefSeq v2.1, whole genome shotgun sequence genomic segment:
- the LOC123099138 gene encoding metalloendoproteinase 4-MMP, protein MSSSSALPLPFPFFFFFLHLLLLFPPCCTGCSRHLLLHAGANYSTSLADMLHGGSNVTDGLRRYLARFGYASSSAPDDDPDGNLIVSLYQSTLGLPVTGRLDARTLDLLATPRCGVPDLHLQPNTTARFAFFEGQPRWARAPGHFLLTYAVVSSSPPYQPLPLPRRAVRRAFRRAFARWARVIPVRFRETRDYNMADVRVGFLAGDHGDGEPFDGPLGVLGHAFSPPSGQLHLDAAERWAVLGGNDGGSADAGAVDLESVATHEIGHVLGLAHSSVPDAVMYPSLKPRTRKTELTLDDVRGVQALYGSNPRFSLSSLSEPDTSSASPAAATTTRSPGKTTSTATATPLLLLVAVAVLC, encoded by the coding sequence atgtcctcctcctctgctctccccctccccttccccttcttcttcttcttcttgcacctcCTCCTCCTGTTTCCGCCATGCTGCACCGGCTGctcccgccacctcctcctccatgcCGGCGCCAACTATTCCACCTCGCTCGCCGACATGCTCCACGGCGGCAGCAACGTCACCGACGGCCTCAGGCGCTACCTGGCGCGCTTCGGCTACGCCTCCTCCTCCGCGCCTGACGACGACCCCGACGGCAACCTCATCGTGAGCCTCTACCAGTCCACCCTCGGCCTCCCCGTCACCGGCCGCCTCGACGCCCGCACCCTCGACCTCCTCGCCACCCCGCGCTGCGGCGTCCCGGACCTGCACCTCCAACCGAACACCACCGCCCGCTTCGCCTTCTTCGAGGGCCAGCCGCGCTGGGCGCGCGCGCCGGGCCACTTCCTGCTCACCTACGCCGtcgtctcctcctcgccgccctACCAGCCGCTCCCCCTGCCCCGCAGGGCCGTGCGCAGGGCCTTCCGCCGCGCCTTCGCGCGCTGGGCGCGCGTCATCCCGGTGCGGTTCCGCGAGACGCGGGACTACAACATGGCGGACGTGCGCGTGGGCTTcctcgccggcgaccacggcgacggcgagcccTTCGACGGGCCCCTCGGCGTGCTCGGCCACGCCTTCTCCCCGCCCAGCGGCCAGCTCCACCTCGACGCCGCCGAGCGCTGGGCCGTCCTCGGTGGCAACGACGGCGGCTCCGCGGACGCCGGCGCCGTGGACCTGGAGTCGGTGGCCACGCACGAGATCGGCCATGTGCTGGGCCTCGCGCACTCGTCGGTGCCGGACGCCGTCATGTACCCGAGCCTGAAGCCGCGGACGCGCAAGACGGAGCTGACCCTGGACGACGTCCGCGGCGTGCAGGCGCTCTACGGCTCCAACCCGCGGTTCAGCCTCAGCTCCCTCTCCGAGCCCGacacctcctccgcctcccccgcggcggccaccaccaccaggtcgcccGGGAAGACGACGTCCACGGCGACGGCCACCCCGCTCCTATTGCTCGTCGCCGTCGCAGTCCTCTGCTAG